From one Magnetofaba australis IT-1 genomic stretch:
- the paaI gene encoding hydroxyphenylacetyl-CoA thioesterase PaaI codes for MSHPEQNSPAATQESQALAERIGQWLARMPFAQHLGIRFEGAAPGFGRCAMTIADEHLNMVGIAHGGVVFALADTTFGVACNSDGRVAVALSAHIAFHAPTRVGETLIAEAHRVSQSRHTGHYRVDVTNAEGRAIAQFTGVAYRREDAVEKWMEEAGPQQSE; via the coding sequence ATGTCACATCCTGAACAAAACAGCCCTGCCGCCACCCAGGAATCGCAAGCTTTGGCCGAGCGCATCGGCCAGTGGTTGGCGCGCATGCCATTTGCGCAACATCTGGGAATTCGCTTTGAAGGCGCGGCGCCAGGGTTTGGCCGCTGCGCCATGACCATCGCCGATGAGCACTTGAACATGGTGGGCATCGCCCATGGCGGGGTGGTGTTTGCGCTGGCCGACACCACCTTCGGCGTGGCCTGCAACAGCGATGGCCGGGTGGCGGTGGCGCTCTCCGCCCACATCGCCTTTCACGCGCCCACACGGGTGGGGGAAACGCTGATCGCCGAAGCGCACCGCGTCTCCCAGAGCCGCCACACCGGCCACTACCGGGTGGATGTCACCAATGCCGAAGGGCGCGCCATCGCCCAGTTTACCGGCGTGGCCTATCGTCGGGAGGATGCAGTGGAGAAGTGGATGGAAGAGGCAGGGCCTCAACAGTCGGAATGA
- the ftsH gene encoding ATP-dependent zinc metalloprotease FtsH — protein MNGFYKNLSLWLVIGLLLVMLFNMFNQPTGRDQHITFSEFMYQLDQGRVTDVTIQGRNLSGVYADNTRFTTYTPDDPDLMRVLREHKVNITARPPEETPLLLTILISWFPMLLLIGVWIFFMRQMQSGGGRGAMSFGKSKAKLLNENATKVTFADVAGIEEAKEELEEIIQYLKNPQKFQRLGGKIPKGVLLVGPPGTGKTLLARAIAGEANVPFFNLSGSDFVEMFVGVGAARVRDMFEQGKKNAPCIIFIDEIDAVGRHRGAGLGGGHDEREQTLNQLLVEMDGFESTEGVIMVAATNRPDVLDPALLRPGRFDRQVTVPNPDIRGRTQILKVHMGKVPIAESVDAEVIARSTPGFSGADLANLVNEAALGAAREDKKLVTMADFEAAKDKVMMGKPRKSAIISEHERKTTAYHEAGHAIVAAMIPGSDPVHKVTIIPRGRALGLTMQLPTEDRYTYAKTQMEGIISVLMGGRIAEEIILGQLTTGAGNDIKRATDMARNMVCSYGMSEKLGPLTYVDNEQEIFLGREITQHKQVSEETARLIDQEVFDIVDRNYKRAWQILTDKRDVLENMAVALLERETIDAEEVQNLVNGVPLAEALKPLEPDDKDGGPSTGAPDDAEPVQAESDDASKGDVDDGGEEPEGGAPPPGAEPRNLH, from the coding sequence TTGAACGGGTTTTACAAAAACCTGTCCCTGTGGTTGGTCATCGGCCTGTTGCTGGTGATGCTGTTTAACATGTTCAACCAGCCCACGGGACGGGATCAGCACATCACCTTCTCGGAGTTCATGTATCAGTTGGATCAAGGCCGCGTCACCGACGTGACCATCCAGGGGCGGAATCTGTCCGGCGTCTATGCCGACAACACCCGCTTTACCACCTATACCCCGGACGATCCCGATCTGATGCGCGTGCTGCGCGAACATAAGGTCAACATCACCGCGCGCCCCCCCGAGGAGACGCCGCTGCTGTTGACCATCCTCATCTCCTGGTTCCCGATGCTGCTGCTCATCGGCGTGTGGATCTTCTTCATGCGTCAGATGCAGTCCGGCGGCGGGCGCGGGGCGATGTCGTTCGGCAAATCCAAGGCCAAGCTGCTCAATGAAAACGCCACCAAAGTCACCTTTGCCGATGTGGCGGGCATTGAAGAGGCCAAGGAGGAGCTCGAAGAGATCATCCAATACCTGAAAAACCCGCAGAAGTTCCAACGCCTGGGCGGCAAAATCCCCAAAGGGGTGCTGCTGGTGGGCCCGCCGGGCACCGGTAAGACGCTGCTGGCGCGCGCCATCGCCGGTGAGGCCAACGTGCCCTTCTTCAACCTCTCCGGTTCGGACTTCGTGGAGATGTTCGTGGGCGTGGGCGCGGCGCGGGTGCGCGATATGTTCGAGCAGGGCAAGAAGAACGCCCCGTGCATCATCTTCATCGACGAAATCGACGCCGTCGGTCGTCACCGCGGCGCTGGCCTGGGCGGCGGACATGACGAGCGCGAACAGACCCTCAACCAGTTGCTGGTGGAGATGGACGGCTTTGAGTCCACCGAGGGCGTGATCATGGTGGCCGCCACCAACCGTCCCGACGTGCTCGACCCAGCGCTGCTGCGTCCGGGCCGCTTCGACCGTCAGGTGACCGTGCCCAACCCGGATATCCGCGGCCGTACGCAGATCCTCAAGGTGCACATGGGCAAGGTGCCCATCGCCGAGTCGGTGGACGCCGAGGTGATCGCCCGCTCCACCCCCGGCTTCTCCGGCGCCGACTTGGCCAACCTGGTCAACGAAGCCGCCCTGGGCGCCGCCCGCGAGGACAAGAAGCTGGTGACCATGGCCGATTTTGAAGCGGCCAAAGACAAGGTGATGATGGGCAAACCGCGCAAATCAGCCATCATCTCCGAGCACGAGCGCAAGACCACCGCCTACCACGAGGCCGGACACGCCATCGTGGCGGCGATGATCCCCGGCTCCGACCCGGTGCACAAAGTGACCATCATCCCCCGTGGCCGCGCCCTGGGCTTGACCATGCAGCTGCCCACCGAAGATCGCTACACCTACGCCAAAACGCAGATGGAGGGGATCATCTCGGTGTTGATGGGCGGCCGCATCGCCGAGGAGATCATCCTCGGTCAGCTCACCACCGGCGCGGGCAATGACATCAAACGCGCCACCGATATGGCGCGCAACATGGTGTGCAGCTACGGCATGAGCGAAAAGCTCGGCCCCCTCACCTATGTGGACAACGAACAGGAGATCTTCCTGGGTCGTGAGATCACCCAGCACAAGCAGGTCTCCGAAGAGACCGCGCGGTTGATCGACCAAGAGGTGTTCGACATCGTCGATCGCAACTACAAGCGCGCCTGGCAGATCCTCACCGACAAGCGCGACGTGCTGGAAAACATGGCCGTTGCCCTGCTGGAGCGTGAGACCATCGACGCCGAAGAGGTGCAGAATCTGGTCAATGGCGTGCCGCTGGCCGAAGCGCTCAAACCGCTGGAGCCCGACGACAAGGACGGCGGCCCTTCGACGGGCGCCCCCGATGACGCCGAACCGGTTCAGGCTGAGTCCGACGATGCATCCAAAGGCGATGTTGATGACGGCGGCGAAGAGCCCGAAGGCGGCGCGCCGCCTCCCGGCGCGGAGCCTCGCAATCTGCACTGA
- a CDS encoding ArnT family glycosyltransferase has translation MSAANATPPAPPRPLLLLLAILALHLGLCLWSGPILESSDDLFFAVRSHNLLEHGFAPANHPHEHRIGLYAPVALIFSQLGVNVSSMALWPLLCSLALVAALYWAGARLAGPAAGLAAALLLAVNPFQIIHAMTLTADGPLALFYFLSGLFLFLGRREPPRATLYALLFVLAFTAGFLTKLPIIWMLPLILFLLVRDWRAGEHRRFWGVAIGGGVAAMVVYFGAYAYLFDDPLMRFHSVEKVINVAPEDANLQGQRLTIRGKPLEFLVERLTSGPVMLILERQGLSLAWLLWLPALLLTLIRSRVMPRGSGFWVGHALSFLLLFWFGSTSLSEYNPVGLLGYYLVPLLAPFSLLGGVLLARAMTPPEAPRAIPWTLAGLSLYLIALLPLLQKLGAHKIHILLLAAVLMMLLVYRLLAPRVTLLDRVPPALPIGAVALGLIATPALLLARGQIGPFPYQAAEQRIIQSHFAQLDAPTALVSDPRTLDTARLYLGLKPPADLTLADWRDIDTLLSRADAAPLYVLLNDARIKAMGSTYGQMAPQQFAALTAQWRKVESQSGVTLYQAH, from the coding sequence ATGAGCGCAGCCAACGCCACTCCCCCAGCGCCCCCGCGTCCGTTACTCCTACTGTTGGCGATTCTCGCTTTGCATCTGGGGCTGTGCCTGTGGAGCGGGCCGATTCTGGAGAGCAGCGACGACCTGTTCTTCGCCGTGCGCTCGCACAATCTGCTGGAACACGGCTTTGCCCCCGCCAACCATCCCCATGAGCATCGCATCGGCCTCTACGCCCCGGTGGCGCTGATCTTCTCACAACTGGGCGTGAACGTGAGCAGCATGGCGCTGTGGCCCCTGCTCTGCTCATTGGCGCTGGTGGCCGCGCTCTACTGGGCTGGCGCGCGACTGGCTGGTCCCGCCGCAGGGCTCGCCGCTGCGCTACTGCTGGCCGTCAATCCGTTTCAGATCATCCACGCCATGACCCTCACCGCCGATGGTCCGTTGGCGCTGTTCTACTTCTTAAGCGGTCTGTTCCTGTTTCTGGGACGACGCGAGCCACCGCGCGCCACCCTCTACGCGCTGCTGTTCGTGCTCGCTTTCACCGCCGGATTCCTCACCAAACTCCCCATCATCTGGATGCTTCCGCTGATCCTGTTCCTGCTTGTGCGCGACTGGCGCGCAGGGGAGCATCGCCGCTTCTGGGGCGTCGCCATCGGTGGCGGCGTGGCGGCGATGGTCGTCTACTTCGGCGCCTATGCCTACCTCTTCGATGACCCGTTGATGCGCTTTCACAGCGTGGAAAAAGTCATCAATGTCGCGCCGGAAGACGCCAATCTACAAGGACAACGCCTCACCATCCGCGGCAAACCTCTGGAGTTTCTGGTCGAACGCCTCACCAGCGGCCCCGTCATGCTGATTCTGGAGCGCCAAGGACTGTCGCTGGCTTGGCTGCTGTGGCTGCCTGCGCTGCTGCTCACTCTGATACGCAGCCGCGTCATGCCCAGGGGCAGCGGCTTCTGGGTGGGCCATGCGCTCAGCTTTCTGTTGCTGTTCTGGTTTGGCTCCACCTCGCTCAGTGAGTACAACCCTGTTGGGTTACTGGGTTACTATCTGGTTCCGTTGCTGGCCCCGTTCAGTCTGCTGGGCGGGGTGTTGCTGGCGCGAGCCATGACGCCGCCGGAGGCGCCCCGCGCCATTCCGTGGACGCTGGCGGGATTATCCCTCTATCTGATCGCGCTGCTGCCGCTGCTGCAGAAACTCGGCGCCCACAAAATCCATATTCTGCTGCTGGCCGCCGTATTGATGATGCTGCTGGTCTATCGACTGTTGGCGCCGCGCGTTACTCTGCTCGACCGCGTCCCCCCTGCGCTGCCCATCGGCGCCGTGGCGCTGGGCCTGATTGCAACCCCGGCGCTGCTGCTGGCGCGCGGGCAGATCGGTCCATTCCCCTATCAAGCCGCCGAGCAGCGCATCATCCAGAGCCACTTCGCCCAACTGGACGCGCCCACCGCTCTGGTTTCCGATCCGCGCACGCTGGATACCGCGCGCCTCTATCTGGGCCTCAAACCGCCCGCCGATCTTACCTTGGCCGACTGGCGCGATATCGACACGCTGCTCAGTCGCGCCGATGCCGCGCCGCTCTACGTGCTGCTCAACGATGCGCGCATCAAGGCCATGGGCAGCACCTACGGGCAGATGGCCCCGCAGCAGTTTGCCGCCTTGACGGCGCAGTGGCGTAAAGTGGAGAGTCAGAGTGGCGTGACGCTGTATCAGGCGCACTGA
- the glmM gene encoding phosphoglucosamine mutase: MSASSSGKTRKLFGTDGVRGLANVHPMTPELILRLGKAAGMVFRTGKSKRHTIIIGKDTRLSGYMCETALVAGLTSMGINCIQVGPMPTPAIAFLTRALRADAGVMISASHNPYHDNGIKFFGPNGMKLPDEMEQRIEDILENGELDAFQPHPDELGRNRRIEDALGRYIEFCKNSFPKDLDLNGLRVVVDTANGAAYRAAPTVLWELGAEVVTLADDPNGYNINDDCGSLHPRMMQEKVRETRADIGIALDGDADRLIVCDEKGVLLDGDCLLALCGLEMHREGLLRGGGVVATVMSNLGLERLLARHGLTLQRTAVGDRYVLEHMLAHGYNLGGEQSGHIIFSDHNTTGDGLISALNALAIMARRNKPLSELAEEFERVPQVLKNVVIPRGSDPMSSESVSEALQDAEAQLSGMGRLLVRKSGTEPKIRVMVEGDDAGRIEVLAEQLCGVIRKAADA, translated from the coding sequence ATGAGCGCAAGCAGCAGCGGCAAAACCCGCAAACTTTTCGGCACCGATGGCGTGCGTGGTCTGGCCAACGTCCACCCCATGACCCCGGAGCTGATTCTGCGTCTGGGCAAAGCGGCGGGCATGGTGTTTCGCACCGGCAAGAGCAAACGCCACACCATCATCATCGGCAAAGACACCCGACTGTCCGGCTACATGTGCGAAACCGCGCTGGTGGCGGGGCTGACCTCCATGGGCATCAACTGCATTCAGGTGGGCCCCATGCCCACTCCGGCCATCGCCTTTCTCACCCGCGCGCTGCGCGCCGACGCCGGGGTGATGATCTCCGCCTCGCACAACCCCTATCACGACAACGGCATCAAATTCTTCGGTCCCAACGGCATGAAGCTGCCCGATGAGATGGAGCAGCGCATTGAGGATATCCTGGAGAATGGCGAGTTGGACGCCTTCCAGCCCCATCCCGACGAACTGGGCCGCAATCGCCGCATCGAAGACGCCTTGGGCCGCTACATTGAGTTCTGCAAAAACAGCTTTCCCAAGGATCTGGATCTCAATGGGCTGCGGGTGGTGGTGGACACCGCCAACGGCGCCGCCTATCGCGCCGCGCCTACGGTGCTATGGGAGTTGGGCGCTGAGGTGGTGACCCTGGCCGACGACCCCAACGGCTACAATATCAACGATGACTGTGGCTCGCTGCATCCACGCATGATGCAGGAGAAAGTGCGCGAAACCCGCGCCGATATCGGCATCGCCCTGGATGGCGACGCTGACCGCTTGATCGTGTGTGATGAGAAGGGCGTACTGCTGGACGGCGACTGCCTGCTGGCCCTATGCGGTCTGGAGATGCATCGCGAAGGGCTGCTGCGCGGCGGCGGCGTGGTGGCCACCGTGATGTCCAACCTGGGGCTGGAGCGCCTGCTGGCGCGGCATGGCCTGACCCTACAGCGCACCGCCGTGGGCGACCGTTACGTACTCGAGCATATGCTGGCCCACGGCTACAATCTGGGCGGCGAGCAGTCTGGCCACATCATCTTCAGCGACCACAACACCACCGGCGACGGTTTGATCTCCGCACTCAACGCTTTGGCCATCATGGCGCGCCGCAATAAGCCGCTGTCTGAACTGGCTGAAGAGTTCGAGCGCGTGCCGCAGGTGCTCAAAAACGTGGTGATCCCGCGCGGCTCCGACCCCATGAGCAGCGAGAGCGTCAGCGAAGCGCTGCAGGATGCTGAGGCGCAGTTGAGCGGCATGGGTCGACTGCTGGTGCGCAAATCGGGCACCGAGCCGAAAATCCGCGTGATGGTGGAAGGGGATGACGCCGGGCGCATCGAAGTGCTGGCGGAACAGTTGTGCGGCGTGATCCGCAAGGCGGCGGACGCCTAA
- the queC gene encoding 7-cyano-7-deazaguanine synthase QueC yields MDGTPRAVILLSGGLDSATALRMAHNQGYELYALSFRYGQRHSHELTCAAQLAAQLPDVTHRILDLDLTVFGGSALTADIPVPKDGVGDGIPVTYVPARNTVFLSLSLSWAEALGAHDIFVGVNAVDYSGYPDCRPQYIEAFETLANLATRDGVEGRRFRIHAPLIHLTKGQIIAQGLALGVDYGLTTSCYDPDEQGRGCGLCDACRLRLAGFAEAGAADPARYVPNASPGA; encoded by the coding sequence ATGGATGGCACACCCCGCGCCGTAATTCTTCTGTCTGGCGGACTGGACTCCGCCACCGCCCTGCGCATGGCGCACAATCAGGGCTATGAACTCTATGCATTGAGCTTCCGCTACGGGCAGCGCCATAGCCATGAGCTCACCTGCGCCGCGCAGTTGGCCGCGCAGCTGCCCGATGTGACCCATCGCATTCTGGATCTGGATCTGACCGTGTTTGGCGGCTCGGCGCTCACCGCCGACATTCCGGTGCCCAAAGATGGCGTGGGCGACGGCATCCCGGTCACCTACGTGCCCGCGCGCAACACCGTATTTCTCAGTCTGTCCCTCTCCTGGGCCGAAGCGCTGGGGGCCCACGATATCTTTGTGGGGGTCAATGCGGTGGACTACTCCGGCTATCCCGACTGCCGCCCCCAATACATCGAGGCGTTCGAAACCCTGGCCAATCTGGCCACCCGCGATGGCGTGGAGGGGCGCCGTTTCCGCATTCATGCGCCGCTGATCCATCTCACCAAAGGGCAGATCATCGCCCAAGGTCTGGCGCTGGGGGTGGATTACGGCCTCACCACCTCCTGCTATGACCCCGACGAGCAAGGACGCGGCTGCGGTCTGTGCGACGCGTGCAGACTGCGTTTGGCGGGATTCGCCGAAGCGGGCGCCGCCGACCCGGCCCGCTACGTCCCCAACGCCTCTCCCGGCGCGTGA
- a CDS encoding M48 family metallopeptidase, which produces MDQFHITLEDGSSCPVQVVRSPRRRTVQLVIRKDGAVTARTPKRINNTWLIAWAQERAPWITRKRSELLTRFPTSPTPLFEPGAPHLHLGKIYQLDPQLAARKRILIQGDRLVIHAHTPNRPEALAAQLDAWRADYAQRLFSARLARCFPPFAQMGFTRPTLRLRLLKRSWGNMRSDGRMTLNRDLIRAPLTCLDYVIVHELCHMAHMNHSPAYRALLTQMRPNWRADKALLERTLA; this is translated from the coding sequence ATGGATCAGTTTCATATCACTCTGGAAGATGGCTCCTCCTGCCCCGTGCAAGTGGTGCGCTCCCCCCGCCGCCGCACCGTGCAGCTGGTCATTCGCAAGGATGGCGCAGTCACCGCGCGTACGCCGAAGCGCATCAATAACACTTGGCTAATCGCCTGGGCCCAGGAACGCGCCCCCTGGATCACGCGCAAACGCAGCGAACTGCTGACCCGCTTTCCCACTTCTCCCACGCCGCTGTTTGAACCCGGCGCGCCGCACCTGCATCTGGGCAAGATCTATCAGCTGGATCCGCAACTGGCTGCGCGCAAGCGCATCCTCATCCAAGGCGACCGGTTGGTGATCCACGCCCACACCCCCAACCGCCCGGAGGCGCTAGCGGCGCAATTGGACGCCTGGCGCGCCGATTACGCCCAGCGGTTGTTCTCCGCCCGCCTGGCGCGCTGCTTCCCCCCTTTTGCGCAGATGGGTTTCACCCGCCCCACCCTGCGTCTGCGCCTGCTCAAACGCAGTTGGGGCAATATGCGCAGCGATGGCCGCATGACCCTCAATCGCGACCTGATCCGCGCGCCACTCACCTGCCTGGATTATGTGATCGTCCATGAGCTGTGTCACATGGCGCATATGAACCACTCCCCCGCCTACCGCGCCCTGCTCACCCAGATGCGTCCCAATTGGCGCGCCGACAAGGCGCTGCTGGAGCGCACTTTGGCGTAA
- the tilS gene encoding tRNA lysidine(34) synthetase TilS, translating into MSAPPPHKRLKDPLARRIRDGLLTLLDPDQQNLKPRMIVAVSGGCDSIALLRLLHTAGLATPGNARVAHFDHALRQESNLDAKFTEECAHALGLTCMQMRWRPPKREEMGNLYDSARTARYAFLGACAREFGARYLITAHHLDDQAETFLHHLLRGAGPRGLGGMRAKRPLDSAQPPVYLLRPMLSIRRDELRQWMTEHAYAWREDPTNADERYTRARLRHQLLPAMAKLLQADPATRMSETALRVAEADSALEFSLNALWPSLQWRRDEEYGHVYAIETLRGWPPALQQRALARMQALLAPHASLSQRAFDAFHDHLSSPRKRWEMRVAGLALGRDEQRGWARAETSAPRKREENR; encoded by the coding sequence GTGAGCGCGCCGCCGCCGCACAAGCGTCTGAAAGATCCTCTGGCCCGTCGCATTCGCGATGGGCTACTGACTCTGCTCGACCCCGACCAACAGAACCTTAAGCCGCGCATGATCGTCGCCGTCTCCGGCGGCTGCGACTCCATCGCCCTGTTGCGACTGCTGCACACTGCGGGACTGGCCACTCCGGGCAATGCGCGGGTGGCCCATTTTGATCATGCGCTGCGCCAAGAGTCGAACCTGGATGCGAAATTCACCGAAGAGTGCGCCCATGCGTTGGGGCTGACCTGCATGCAGATGCGTTGGCGTCCGCCAAAGCGGGAGGAGATGGGAAATCTGTACGACTCAGCGCGCACTGCGCGCTACGCCTTTCTCGGCGCCTGTGCGCGGGAGTTTGGCGCCCGCTATCTGATCACCGCGCACCACCTGGATGATCAAGCGGAAACCTTTCTCCACCATCTGTTGCGCGGCGCCGGGCCGCGCGGTCTCGGCGGCATGCGCGCAAAACGTCCGCTGGATTCCGCGCAACCGCCCGTTTATCTGCTGCGACCCATGTTAAGCATCCGCCGCGACGAACTCCGCCAGTGGATGACGGAGCATGCGTATGCATGGCGCGAAGATCCGACCAACGCTGATGAGCGCTACACCCGTGCGCGGTTACGCCATCAACTGCTGCCGGCCATGGCCAAACTGTTGCAGGCGGATCCCGCTACGCGCATGAGTGAAACCGCCCTGCGGGTGGCCGAAGCCGACAGCGCATTGGAGTTCTCTCTCAACGCGCTGTGGCCGAGCCTGCAGTGGCGTCGCGACGAAGAGTACGGGCATGTGTACGCCATCGAGACCTTGCGCGGGTGGCCGCCCGCCCTGCAACAGCGGGCGTTGGCGCGCATGCAGGCCTTGTTGGCGCCCCACGCCTCGCTCAGTCAGCGCGCGTTTGATGCGTTTCACGACCACCTGAGCAGTCCCCGTAAACGCTGGGAAATGCGCGTGGCGGGTCTGGCGTTGGGACGCGACGAACAGCGCGGCTGGGCCCGCGCTGAAACATCCGCCCCGCGCAAACGGGAGGAGAACCGTTGA
- the folP gene encoding dihydropteroate synthase produces the protein MTVHALLLPTLGAVQLGGAPSRLSHEGQIHPGEIRAYLTRLSGWKREWDRLLPAGWVIEHHGASQRHAVGAADSDALRKWAKSLTDTVAAEAIKPLLWALHHHETPLTPISIGAAQWNWRRPYIMGVVNVTPDSFSDGGQWIDPKQAVEHALELADAGADILDIGGESTRPGAQAVSTEEELARVIPVIEALRGRTDLPLSIDTSKALVMARAVHAGASVINDVTALQGDPDAVAEAASNQAPVCIMHMQGSPQDMQDSPRYAHVTAQVYAYLAERIAHLRAHGVDPRRIWVDPGIGFGKTTAHNAQLLRELPVLRGLGCPVLLGLSRKRVVGDLSGVTDANQRDAASHALGALGAIHGAQIIRVHDVFGARQAVGALHNLTVIA, from the coding sequence ATGACTGTCCATGCGCTTTTGCTGCCCACCTTGGGCGCCGTTCAATTGGGCGGCGCCCCGTCGCGTCTGTCCCATGAAGGCCAGATCCATCCAGGCGAAATCCGCGCCTACCTCACACGCCTGAGCGGCTGGAAGCGCGAATGGGATCGCCTGCTGCCCGCCGGTTGGGTGATCGAACACCATGGCGCCAGCCAGCGGCACGCGGTGGGGGCCGCCGACAGCGACGCCCTGCGCAAATGGGCCAAATCCCTGACGGACACCGTCGCCGCCGAAGCGATCAAACCGCTGCTGTGGGCGCTACACCACCATGAGACGCCCCTGACGCCCATATCCATCGGCGCGGCGCAGTGGAATTGGCGCCGCCCTTATATTATGGGCGTGGTCAACGTCACCCCGGACTCCTTCTCCGACGGCGGCCAGTGGATCGATCCCAAACAGGCGGTGGAACACGCGCTGGAACTGGCGGATGCAGGCGCCGACATCCTCGACATCGGCGGCGAATCCACCCGTCCCGGGGCGCAGGCGGTCTCCACCGAGGAGGAGCTGGCGCGGGTGATCCCGGTAATTGAAGCGTTGCGTGGGCGCACCGATCTCCCCCTCTCCATCGACACCAGCAAGGCGCTCGTGATGGCCCGCGCCGTGCATGCGGGTGCCTCTGTGATCAATGACGTCACCGCCCTGCAAGGAGACCCCGACGCTGTGGCGGAAGCGGCGTCAAATCAAGCACCTGTGTGCATTATGCACATGCAGGGCAGCCCGCAGGATATGCAGGATTCGCCCCGCTACGCCCATGTCACGGCGCAGGTGTACGCCTATCTTGCCGAGCGTATCGCCCATCTGCGCGCCCATGGCGTCGATCCGCGCCGCATCTGGGTGGATCCGGGCATCGGCTTTGGCAAGACCACGGCGCACAATGCGCAACTTCTGCGGGAGTTACCGGTTTTGCGCGGTCTGGGTTGCCCGGTGCTACTGGGTCTGTCGCGCAAACGCGTGGTGGGCGATTTGAGTGGCGTGACCGACGCCAATCAGCGGGACGCCGCCAGCCATGCATTGGGCGCATTGGGCGCTATCCATGGCGCGCAGATCATTCGGGTGCACGATGTTTTTGGCGCGCGCCAAGCAGTGGGCGCGCTACATAATCTGACCGTTATCGCCTGA
- a CDS encoding Hpt domain-containing protein — MDARDDREIDESFWKILVDGLTYGELTNLLELYHVNGRRYLQDARGALEDGRYQDVSDHLHRFAGSSASFALRRIESEARGMQRYAAPQSADMLYTGLDQLEQDLEQGVQVLRQRLQSMQG, encoded by the coding sequence GTGGATGCGCGGGACGACAGAGAGATAGACGAATCCTTCTGGAAGATTCTGGTCGACGGTCTGACCTATGGCGAGTTGACCAATCTGCTGGAGCTCTATCACGTCAATGGACGGCGCTATCTCCAAGATGCCCGCGGCGCGTTGGAGGATGGTCGCTATCAGGACGTCAGCGACCATCTGCACCGCTTTGCCGGCTCCTCGGCCAGCTTCGCCTTGCGCCGCATCGAGTCCGAAGCGCGCGGCATGCAGCGCTACGCTGCGCCGCAGTCCGCTGATATGTTGTACACCGGGCTTGACCAGCTTGAGCAGGATCTGGAACAGGGTGTTCAGGTTTTGCGACAGCGCTTGCAGTCGATGCAGGGCTAA